Proteins from a single region of Armatimonadota bacterium:
- a CDS encoding TIGR02391 family protein, which yields MDASEVKRMLEVARRIQSICPVASRKQEPKPEKLFDLLVTESELNECCRKLFMDGHYANAVLEAYKCLNNYVRTKVASSEDGSDLMKKVFSAKSPELRISRFRGKSNYNEQLGYMEIYSGCMTGIRNPRAHEHAHEDSPDEALELIIWANHLMRKAKQAKRARKKRKSIHD from the coding sequence ATGGATGCATCCGAAGTCAAGCGAATGCTGGAAGTAGCTAGGCGGATTCAGAGTATTTGCCCAGTCGCGAGCAGAAAACAAGAGCCGAAGCCCGAGAAGCTTTTTGACTTGCTGGTCACCGAATCGGAACTTAATGAATGCTGTCGCAAGCTCTTTATGGATGGACACTATGCTAACGCGGTACTAGAGGCTTACAAGTGTCTAAACAACTATGTCAGAACGAAGGTCGCGTCTTCCGAAGATGGAAGCGACCTAATGAAGAAAGTGTTCAGCGCGAAAAGTCCCGAGCTGAGGATCAGTCGGTTCCGAGGGAAAAGCAACTACAATGAGCAGCTCGGCTATATGGAGATATACTCCGGGTGCATGACGGGTATCCGCAACCCACGTGCCCACGAACATGCGCACGAGGATAGCCCCGATGAGGCTCTGGAGCTAATAATCTGGGCCAATCATCTTATGCGAAAGGCAAAGCAGGCAAAGCGAGCGAGGAAAAAGAGGAAGAGTATACATGACTGA